A genomic stretch from Falco cherrug isolate bFalChe1 chromosome 3, bFalChe1.pri, whole genome shotgun sequence includes:
- the ACOT7 gene encoding cytosolic acyl coenzyme A thioester hydrolase isoform X1 yields the protein MSERGAAGPGPAAIQVSRIMRPDDANVVGNVHGGTILKMIEEAGAIISTRHCNSQAGEPCVAALARVERTDFLSPVCIGEVANVSAEITYTSRHSVEVQVNVMSENILTGAKKVTNKATLWYVPLSLKNVNKVLEVPPIQYARKEQEDEGKKRYEEQKLDRLETKQRNGDMIFPVINPDRQTKEPHTVGYSQSSLIHLVGPSDCTLLGFVHGGVTMKLMDEVAGIVAARHCKTNIVTASVDAINFHEKIKKGSVITISGRMTFTSNKSMEIEVFVDADPFVDEPRERYRAVSAFFTYVSLSKEGKPLPVPQLLTETEDEKRRFEEGKGRYLQTKAKRQAQMQQAAQQ from the exons ATGTCGGAGCGTGGGGccgcgggcccgggcccggccgccaTCCAGGTCTCCAG GATCATGCGGCCGGATGATGCCAATGTCGTGGGGAATGTCCATGGGGGAACCATCCTGAAGATGATTGAGGAGGCAGGAGCCATCATCAGCACCCGCCACTGCAACTCCCAGGCTGGG GAGCCCTGTGTGGCCGCGCTGGCGCGGGTGGAGCGGACGGACTTCCTCTCCCCAGTGTGCATCGGTGAGGTGGCCAACGTCAGCGCTGAGATCACCTACACCTCCCGGCACTCTGTGGAGGTCCAGGTCAACGTCATGTCCGAAAACATTTTAACAG GGGCGAAGAAGGTGACAAACAAGGCAACGCTGTGGTATGTGCCACTGTCCCTGAAGAATGTGAACAAGGTCCTTGAGGTTCCCCCCATCCAG TATGCGAGAAAGGAGCAGGAGGATGAGGGGAAGAAGCGATATGAGGAGCAAAAGCTGGATCGGCTGGAAACCAAGCAGAGAAACGGCGACATGATCTTCCCTGTCATCAACCCAG ATAGGCAGACAAAAG AGCCACACACGGTTGGCTACAGCCAGTCCAGCCTGATCCACCTAGTGGGACCATCGGATTGCACGCTGCTGGGCTTCGTGCATGGAG GTGTCACCATGAAGCTCATGGATGAGGTCGCTGGGATTGTGGCTGCCCGCCACTGCAAGACCAACATCGTCACTGCCTCAGTGGATGCCATCAACTTCCATGAGAAGATCAAAAAAG GCAGTGTCATCACCATCTCAGGACGCATGACCTTCACGAGCAATAAATCCATGGAAATCGAAGTCTTTGTAGATGCCGACCCATTCGTGGACGAGCCTCGGGAGCGGTACCGTGCTGTCAGCGCCTTCTTCACCTACGTCTCCCTGAGCAAGGAGGGGAAGCCTCTTCCTGTCCCACAGTTGCTG ACAGAGACAGAGGATGAGAAGCGGCGCTTcgaggaagggaagggcaggtaCCTCCAGACGAAAGCCAAGCGGCAGGCGCAGatgcagcaggctgcccagcagtga
- the ACOT7 gene encoding cytosolic acyl coenzyme A thioester hydrolase isoform X2, translating to MSERGAAGPGPAAIQVSRIMRPDDANVVGNVHGGTILKMIEEAGAIISTRHCNSQAGEPCVAALARVERTDFLSPVCIGEVANVSAEITYTSRHSVEVQVNVMSENILTGAKKVTNKATLWYVPLSLKNVNKVLEVPPIQYARKEQEDEGKKRYEEQKLDRLETKQRNGDMIFPVINPEPHTVGYSQSSLIHLVGPSDCTLLGFVHGGVTMKLMDEVAGIVAARHCKTNIVTASVDAINFHEKIKKGSVITISGRMTFTSNKSMEIEVFVDADPFVDEPRERYRAVSAFFTYVSLSKEGKPLPVPQLLTETEDEKRRFEEGKGRYLQTKAKRQAQMQQAAQQ from the exons ATGTCGGAGCGTGGGGccgcgggcccgggcccggccgccaTCCAGGTCTCCAG GATCATGCGGCCGGATGATGCCAATGTCGTGGGGAATGTCCATGGGGGAACCATCCTGAAGATGATTGAGGAGGCAGGAGCCATCATCAGCACCCGCCACTGCAACTCCCAGGCTGGG GAGCCCTGTGTGGCCGCGCTGGCGCGGGTGGAGCGGACGGACTTCCTCTCCCCAGTGTGCATCGGTGAGGTGGCCAACGTCAGCGCTGAGATCACCTACACCTCCCGGCACTCTGTGGAGGTCCAGGTCAACGTCATGTCCGAAAACATTTTAACAG GGGCGAAGAAGGTGACAAACAAGGCAACGCTGTGGTATGTGCCACTGTCCCTGAAGAATGTGAACAAGGTCCTTGAGGTTCCCCCCATCCAG TATGCGAGAAAGGAGCAGGAGGATGAGGGGAAGAAGCGATATGAGGAGCAAAAGCTGGATCGGCTGGAAACCAAGCAGAGAAACGGCGACATGATCTTCCCTGTCATCAACCCAG AGCCACACACGGTTGGCTACAGCCAGTCCAGCCTGATCCACCTAGTGGGACCATCGGATTGCACGCTGCTGGGCTTCGTGCATGGAG GTGTCACCATGAAGCTCATGGATGAGGTCGCTGGGATTGTGGCTGCCCGCCACTGCAAGACCAACATCGTCACTGCCTCAGTGGATGCCATCAACTTCCATGAGAAGATCAAAAAAG GCAGTGTCATCACCATCTCAGGACGCATGACCTTCACGAGCAATAAATCCATGGAAATCGAAGTCTTTGTAGATGCCGACCCATTCGTGGACGAGCCTCGGGAGCGGTACCGTGCTGTCAGCGCCTTCTTCACCTACGTCTCCCTGAGCAAGGAGGGGAAGCCTCTTCCTGTCCCACAGTTGCTG ACAGAGACAGAGGATGAGAAGCGGCGCTTcgaggaagggaagggcaggtaCCTCCAGACGAAAGCCAAGCGGCAGGCGCAGatgcagcaggctgcccagcagtga
- the ICMT gene encoding protein-S-isoprenylcysteine O-methyltransferase, producing the protein MMAAAAIAAGPRRGWLGREARASLAAFLLGASVAALPVVLGSPAALLAAPGLRGRLALALHVAGVNAALLLLYPRPLYKIAVRACFLGFAFGCGLLLSTGRSAWRHFGWYMCSLSLFHYSEYLVTAINNPRSLSLDSFLLNHSFEYNLAALSSWVEFTLEKLLFPELKQITWLSTVGLLMVIFGDCLRKAAMLTAGSNFNHIVQNEKSDTHTLVTSGVYGWFRHPSYVGWFYWSIGTQVLLCNPICMVGYALASWRFFRERIEEEEITLIHFFGEEYLEYKRKVPSGLPFIKGVKVEL; encoded by the exons atgatggcggcggcggcgatAGCGGCGGGTCCGCGGCGGGGGTGGCTGGGCCGGGAGGCTCGTGCCAGTCTGGCCGCCTTCCTGCTGGGCGCCTCGGTGGCGGCGCTGCCGGTGGTGCTGGGCTCGCCCGCCGCGCTGCTGGCCGCCCCCGGCCTGCGCGGCCGCCTGGCGCTCGCCCTACACGTGGCGGGCGTTAACgcggcgctgctgctgctctaccCGCGGCCGCTCTACAAG atCGCTGTCCGGGCCTGCTTCCTGGGGTTTGCCTTcggctgtgggctgctgcttaGCACCGGCCGCTCTGCCTGGCGCCACTTTGGATG GTACATgtgctccctctccctcttccacTACTCGGAGTACTTAGTGACAGCCATCAACAACCCGCGCAGCCTTTCCTTGGACTCCTTCCTGCTCAACCACAGCTTCGAGTACAACCTGGCCGCCCTCTCCTCCTGGGTGGAGTTCACGCTGGAGAAGCTCCTCTTCCCAG AGCTGAAGCAGATCACCTGGCTGAGTACTGTAGGGTTATTGATGGTGATCTTTGGGGACTGTCTGAGGAAAGCGGCCATGCTCACAGCTGGTTCCAACTTCAACCATATTGTTCAGAATGAAAAATCGGATACTCATACTTTGGTGACAAGTGGAGTGTATGGGTGGTTCCGGCACCCGTCTTACGTGGGATGGTTTTACTGGAGTATTGGAACACAG GTGTTACTCTGCAATCCCATCTGCATGGTGGGCTATGCACTGGCATCCTGGCGCTTCTTCAGGGAGCGGATCGAGGAGGAGGAGATCACACTTATTCACTTCTTTGGAGAAGAGTACTTGGAGTACAAAAGGAAGGTGCCATCGGGTCTCCCTTTTATTAAAGGAGTCAAAGTGGAACTGTAG
- the ACOT7 gene encoding cytosolic acyl coenzyme A thioester hydrolase isoform X3 yields MAQQIIRIMRPDDANVVGNVHGGTILKMIEEAGAIISTRHCNSQAGEPCVAALARVERTDFLSPVCIGEVANVSAEITYTSRHSVEVQVNVMSENILTGAKKVTNKATLWYVPLSLKNVNKVLEVPPIQYARKEQEDEGKKRYEEQKLDRLETKQRNGDMIFPVINPDRQTKEPHTVGYSQSSLIHLVGPSDCTLLGFVHGGVTMKLMDEVAGIVAARHCKTNIVTASVDAINFHEKIKKGSVITISGRMTFTSNKSMEIEVFVDADPFVDEPRERYRAVSAFFTYVSLSKEGKPLPVPQLLTETEDEKRRFEEGKGRYLQTKAKRQAQMQQAAQQ; encoded by the exons ATGGCCCAGCAGATCATCCG GATCATGCGGCCGGATGATGCCAATGTCGTGGGGAATGTCCATGGGGGAACCATCCTGAAGATGATTGAGGAGGCAGGAGCCATCATCAGCACCCGCCACTGCAACTCCCAGGCTGGG GAGCCCTGTGTGGCCGCGCTGGCGCGGGTGGAGCGGACGGACTTCCTCTCCCCAGTGTGCATCGGTGAGGTGGCCAACGTCAGCGCTGAGATCACCTACACCTCCCGGCACTCTGTGGAGGTCCAGGTCAACGTCATGTCCGAAAACATTTTAACAG GGGCGAAGAAGGTGACAAACAAGGCAACGCTGTGGTATGTGCCACTGTCCCTGAAGAATGTGAACAAGGTCCTTGAGGTTCCCCCCATCCAG TATGCGAGAAAGGAGCAGGAGGATGAGGGGAAGAAGCGATATGAGGAGCAAAAGCTGGATCGGCTGGAAACCAAGCAGAGAAACGGCGACATGATCTTCCCTGTCATCAACCCAG ATAGGCAGACAAAAG AGCCACACACGGTTGGCTACAGCCAGTCCAGCCTGATCCACCTAGTGGGACCATCGGATTGCACGCTGCTGGGCTTCGTGCATGGAG GTGTCACCATGAAGCTCATGGATGAGGTCGCTGGGATTGTGGCTGCCCGCCACTGCAAGACCAACATCGTCACTGCCTCAGTGGATGCCATCAACTTCCATGAGAAGATCAAAAAAG GCAGTGTCATCACCATCTCAGGACGCATGACCTTCACGAGCAATAAATCCATGGAAATCGAAGTCTTTGTAGATGCCGACCCATTCGTGGACGAGCCTCGGGAGCGGTACCGTGCTGTCAGCGCCTTCTTCACCTACGTCTCCCTGAGCAAGGAGGGGAAGCCTCTTCCTGTCCCACAGTTGCTG ACAGAGACAGAGGATGAGAAGCGGCGCTTcgaggaagggaagggcaggtaCCTCCAGACGAAAGCCAAGCGGCAGGCGCAGatgcagcaggctgcccagcagtga